A segment of the Bacillus licheniformis DSM 13 = ATCC 14580 genome:
CATGGTCAGAATGGCGCAGGATTTTAACTATCGGTACATGCTCGTTCAAGGCCATGGAAACTTCGGTTCTGTTGACGGCGACTCGGCTGCGGCCATGCGTTACACAGAAGCGAGAATGTCTAAAATATCAATGGAAATTCTGCGCGACATCAATAAAGACACAATCGATTACCAGGACAACTATGACGGTTCGGAAAAAGAGCCGGTTGTTATGCCTGCGAGATTTCCGAACTTGCTTGTCAACGGAGCGGCCGGTATTGCTGTAGGTATGGCCACAAACATCCCGCCGCATCAGCTCGGTGAAGTCATTGACGGTGTTTTGGCGGTCAGCAAAAACCCTGATATCACGCTTCCGGAATTGATGGAGATCATTCCTGGACCCGACTTCCCTACAGCAGGGCTGATCTTGGGAAGAAGCGGTATCCGAAAGGCCTATGAAACAGGCCGGGGATCAATTACGCTTCGAGCCAAAGCTCAAATCGAAGAAACATCTTCCGGCAAACCGGTAATCATTATTACGGAAATACCGTACCAAGTGAATAAAGCAAGGCTGATCGAAAAAATCGCCGATCTAGTGCGCGATAAGAAAATCGACGGCATTACGGATCTCCGCGATGAATCAGACCGAAACGGAATGCGCATCGTCATTGAACTGAGAAGGGATGCAAATGCCAATGTACTGTTAAATAACTTGTACAAGCAGACCGCTCTTCAAACATCATTCGGCATTAATCTTTTGGCGCTTGTTGACGGCCAGCCGAAAGTATTGAGCTTGAAGCAGTGTCTGGAGCATTATCTCGACCATCAAAAAGTCGTGATCAGAAGGCGTACTGCATTCGAGCTTCGCAAAGCGGAAGCGCGGGCCCATATTCTTGAGGGCTTGAGAGTGGCGCTTGATCACCTTGATGAAGTTATTTCCCTAATTAGAAATTCGCAAACGGCTGAAATCGCAAAAAACGGATTGATTGAGAAGTTTTCTTTGACTGAAAAACAGGCCCAGGCGATTTTGGACATGCGTCTCCAGCGTTTAACAGGGCTGGAACGCGAAAAAATCGAAGAGGAATATCAAAGCCTTGTTGAGCTGATTGCAGAGCTAAAAGCAATCTTAGCAGACGAAGAGAAAGTTCTTGAAATCATTCGGGAAGAGCTCACAGAAGTTAAAGAGCGCTTTAATGATGAGCGCCGTACTGAAATCGTGACATCGGGCCTTGAGACGATTGAGGATGAAGATCTCATCACGCGCGAGAATATCGTTGTGACTTTAACTCATAACGGATATATCAAACGTCTGCCTTCTTCCACTTACCGCAGCCAAAAACGGGGCGGGAAAGGCATTCAGGGCATGGGTACAAATGAAGACGACTTCGTTGAACACCTGATTTCAACATCCACCCATGACACCATTCTCTTCTTCTCGAATAAAGGGAAGGTGTACCGTGCGAAAGGATATGAGATCCCTGAATTCGGACGGACAGCGAAGGGAATTCCGATTATTAACCTGCTTGAAGTGGAAAAAGGAGAATGGATCAACGCGATTATTCCGGTAGGCGAATTTGATGACGAGTCTTATTTGTTCTTCACGACAAAACACGGAATATCAAAACGCACACCGCTTTCTCAATTCGCGAATATCCGCAATAATGGATTGATCGCCTTAAGCCTCCGCGATGAGGATGAATTGATCGCTGTCCGCCTGACGGATGGAAATAAACAAATTATTATCGGCACGAAGAACGGTCTGCTCATCCGTTTCCCTGAAACAGATGTAAGGCAAATGGGAAGAACAGCAGCCGGCGTTAAGGGCATCAATCTGACAGATGACGATGTTGTTGTCGGCATGGAGATTTTGGAAGAGGATTCACACGTGCTAATCGTAACTGAAAAGGGCTACGGAAAACTGACGCCCGCTTCAGAATACAGGGTGCAAAGCCGCGGAGGAAAAGGGCTGAAAACCTGCAAAATCACAGAAAATAACGGATCTCTTGTGACAGTGAAAGCAACGACAGGAGAAGAAGATTTAATGATCATCACAGCAAGCGGCGTGATCATTCGGATGGATATTAAAGATATCTCCACGACCGGACGCGTCACTCAAGGTGTGCGACTTATCCGCTTAGGTGAACAAGAGCATGTCGCGACTGTCGCTTTAGTTGAAAAAGATGAAGAGAACGATTCAGAAGAACAGGAAGCGGATGAATCATAAAAACATGCAGCCAAATGGCTGCATGTTTTTCTATTCAATCTTTCAAATATAATCTTTTCATCAGGAACATAATGTGCTATAATTTCTCTTGGTCGCTTATAAAAGCAACAACAAAAACTTTTTTTAAAAAAGTATTGACCGCTTGTCTTATAAATGTTATATTTAAGTGGTCGCTTTGAGAGCGGCAGCGAAGTTCTTTGAAAACTAAACAAGACAAAACGTACCTGTTAATTCATTATAAATCGCACATGTAAGTGTGCGTAGTCAGGGGCCTGCACGATGCAGGTCATGCAGATGTTGTCACAGGATGTGACGAACTTAATCTGCGCTCCATTATTTCATGGAGAGTTTGATCCTGGCTCAGGACGAACGCTGGCGGCGTGCCTAATACATGCAAGTCGAGCGGACCGACGGGAGCTTGCTCCCTTAGGTCAGCGGCGGACGGGTGAGTAACACGTGGGTAACCTGCCTGTAAGACTGGGATAACTCCGGGAAACCGGGGCTAATACCGGATGCTTGATTGAACCGCATGGTTCAATCATAAAAGGTGGCTTTTAGCTACCACTTGCAGAT
Coding sequences within it:
- the gyrA gene encoding DNA gyrase subunit A, whose translation is MSEQHKPQVQEVNISQEMRTSFLDYAMSVIVSRALPDVRDGLKPVHRRILYAMNDLGMTSDKPYKKSARIVGEVIGKYHPHGDSAVYEAMVRMAQDFNYRYMLVQGHGNFGSVDGDSAAAMRYTEARMSKISMEILRDINKDTIDYQDNYDGSEKEPVVMPARFPNLLVNGAAGIAVGMATNIPPHQLGEVIDGVLAVSKNPDITLPELMEIIPGPDFPTAGLILGRSGIRKAYETGRGSITLRAKAQIEETSSGKPVIIITEIPYQVNKARLIEKIADLVRDKKIDGITDLRDESDRNGMRIVIELRRDANANVLLNNLYKQTALQTSFGINLLALVDGQPKVLSLKQCLEHYLDHQKVVIRRRTAFELRKAEARAHILEGLRVALDHLDEVISLIRNSQTAEIAKNGLIEKFSLTEKQAQAILDMRLQRLTGLEREKIEEEYQSLVELIAELKAILADEEKVLEIIREELTEVKERFNDERRTEIVTSGLETIEDEDLITRENIVVTLTHNGYIKRLPSSTYRSQKRGGKGIQGMGTNEDDFVEHLISTSTHDTILFFSNKGKVYRAKGYEIPEFGRTAKGIPIINLLEVEKGEWINAIIPVGEFDDESYLFFTTKHGISKRTPLSQFANIRNNGLIALSLRDEDELIAVRLTDGNKQIIIGTKNGLLIRFPETDVRQMGRTAAGVKGINLTDDDVVVGMEILEEDSHVLIVTEKGYGKLTPASEYRVQSRGGKGLKTCKITENNGSLVTVKATTGEEDLMIITASGVIIRMDIKDISTTGRVTQGVRLIRLGEQEHVATVALVEKDEENDSEEQEADES